The Thermoleophilum album genome contains a region encoding:
- a CDS encoding homoserine dehydrogenase, producing the protein MTSSDNARFGVGLLGHGTVGGAFHRLLEERADAVAARTGRRPHVVGVLTRSQGDFEEILAASQTIVELIGGIEPARTYVLRAIEAGRHVVTANKQLLSQHGDEVFEAARKRGVQVRFEAAVAGVIPAIRVISESLAGAYIERVHGIVNGTTNYVLTEMARTGATYAQALAAAQRLGYAEADPTEDVSGKDAAAKMAILARLAFNARVGLEDVRYEGIERITPDDIAYARELGLSLKLIGSAERIDDGLAVMVYPAFLYADHPLASVDGAFNAVTIESPAITEITLSGPGAGGIQTASAVLGDVVSTMLPAGAQPPPPRAVKLVEDVEFSFYLHLEVADRPGVLARIADVLGRNEVSIKSVVQRGLGDDARLVMVVHPVLESRFRSAVAEIARLDVVRGDPRVIRVIEETFEAPGAT; encoded by the coding sequence GTGACGTCTAGCGACAACGCCCGCTTCGGCGTCGGCCTGCTTGGCCACGGCACCGTCGGCGGTGCGTTCCATCGCCTGCTCGAGGAGCGCGCCGACGCGGTCGCTGCGCGAACTGGTCGGCGACCCCATGTGGTCGGGGTTTTGACGCGTTCGCAGGGTGACTTCGAGGAGATCCTCGCCGCGAGCCAGACGATCGTCGAGTTGATCGGTGGTATCGAGCCCGCCCGCACTTACGTGTTGCGCGCGATCGAGGCCGGGCGACACGTCGTGACGGCCAACAAGCAACTGCTCTCGCAACACGGCGACGAGGTCTTCGAAGCGGCCCGCAAGCGGGGCGTGCAGGTCCGCTTCGAGGCCGCCGTGGCAGGCGTTATCCCAGCCATTCGAGTGATCTCCGAGTCGCTCGCGGGCGCCTACATCGAGCGCGTACACGGGATCGTCAACGGCACCACCAACTACGTGCTGACGGAGATGGCGCGCACCGGGGCGACCTACGCCCAGGCGCTTGCGGCAGCGCAGCGGCTGGGGTACGCCGAGGCCGACCCGACCGAGGACGTCTCCGGTAAGGACGCCGCCGCCAAGATGGCGATCCTCGCGCGCCTCGCCTTCAATGCTCGCGTCGGTCTCGAGGACGTGCGCTACGAGGGGATCGAGCGGATCACGCCCGACGACATCGCCTACGCGCGCGAGCTCGGCCTCTCGCTCAAGTTGATCGGGTCCGCGGAACGCATCGACGACGGCCTGGCGGTGATGGTCTATCCGGCGTTCCTCTACGCCGATCATCCGCTCGCGAGCGTCGACGGGGCGTTCAATGCGGTCACCATCGAAAGCCCGGCGATCACCGAAATCACGCTCTCCGGGCCCGGCGCGGGCGGCATCCAAACCGCCTCGGCGGTGCTCGGCGACGTCGTCTCGACGATGTTGCCGGCCGGCGCGCAACCGCCGCCGCCGCGAGCGGTCAAGCTCGTCGAGGATGTCGAGTTCTCGTTCTATTTGCACCTTGAGGTGGCGGACCGTCCCGGGGTGCTCGCGCGGATCGCCGACGTGCTGGGTCGCAACGAGGTTTCCATCAAGTCGGTCGTGCAGCGCGGCCTGGGCGACGATGCGCGGCTGGTGATGGTCGTCCATCCGGTGCTCGAGTCGCGGTTTCGGTCAGCGGTCGCCGAGATCGCTCGCCTCGACGTCGTGCGCGGCGACCCGCGGGTGATACGAGTCATCGAAGAGACCTTCGAGGCGCCGGGAGCGACGTGA
- the thrC gene encoding threonine synthase: MSLWRYRERLPVEPLVTLGEGDTPLVPAPALSQRTGCRVFLKLEGANPTGSFKDRGMTVAVSAALRDGARAVVCASTGNTAASAAAYAARAGLRCAVIVPEGKIATGKLAQALMHGARVIALHGNFDRALELVRELVDRHPIALVNSINEYRLEGQKTGAFEVVDELGEAPDVLCIPVGNAGNITSWWRGFCEVGVAPALHGYQAEGAAPLVRGAPVPDPETVASAIRIGNPARWEEAMAAITSSRGHVRAVSDEEILAAYRFLAEREGVFCEPASAASVAGLLRYGAEGTVVCVLTGHGLKDPDTAIGRAAAVVPCEPTIEALEEAVLGGDPSAATTDAPAADGVARV; encoded by the coding sequence ATGAGCCTCTGGCGTTACCGCGAACGACTACCGGTCGAACCTTTGGTGACGCTCGGTGAGGGCGACACGCCGCTGGTGCCCGCCCCCGCACTGTCGCAGCGCACAGGCTGCCGGGTGTTCCTGAAGTTGGAGGGCGCCAACCCCACCGGGTCCTTCAAGGACCGGGGCATGACAGTGGCCGTCTCGGCTGCCTTGCGAGACGGGGCGCGGGCGGTGGTCTGCGCGTCGACCGGGAACACCGCTGCCAGCGCTGCCGCCTACGCCGCGCGGGCGGGGCTACGGTGCGCGGTGATCGTGCCGGAGGGGAAGATCGCCACCGGCAAGCTCGCGCAGGCGCTGATGCACGGTGCGCGCGTGATCGCCCTGCACGGCAACTTCGATCGCGCGCTCGAGCTGGTTCGCGAGCTTGTCGACCGACACCCGATCGCGCTCGTCAACTCGATCAACGAGTACCGCCTCGAGGGCCAGAAAACGGGCGCGTTCGAGGTCGTCGACGAGCTCGGTGAAGCCCCCGATGTGCTGTGCATTCCGGTCGGTAATGCCGGCAACATCACTTCCTGGTGGCGGGGCTTCTGCGAGGTCGGCGTTGCCCCCGCTTTGCACGGCTACCAGGCAGAGGGCGCGGCTCCGCTGGTTCGCGGAGCGCCGGTGCCGGACCCGGAGACGGTCGCCTCGGCGATCCGCATCGGCAACCCCGCTCGCTGGGAGGAGGCGATGGCAGCGATCACCAGCTCGCGTGGTCATGTGCGGGCGGTCTCCGACGAGGAGATCCTCGCTGCCTACCGCTTCCTCGCCGAACGCGAGGGTGTCTTCTGCGAGCCGGCTTCAGCGGCGTCGGTGGCGGGGTTGCTCCGCTACGGCGCCGAAGGCACGGTCGTCTGCGTGCTTACCGGACACGGTCTCAAGGATCCGGACACGGCGATCGGCCGCGCGGCCGCGGTGGTGCCGTGCGAGCCCACCATCGAGGCGCTCGAGGAGGCCGTGCTCGGAGGCGATCCCAGTGCGGCGACAACCGACGCTCCCGCTGCCGACGGCGTCGCGCGCGTATGA
- the thrB gene encoding homoserine kinase — MSAMHRKRVVRVPASSANLGPGYDVLAAAVSLSLELEVEETGRFAVESDLPGIPLDRSNLCVRAFERLRPADGLTFRIRSAIPPSGGLGSSAAAIVAGLAAADHMFELDADLFALASELEGHPDNVAAALYGGFVVCGPERVVRIPPPPELEAVVVVPPTPVPTSEARSAIPAELPIADAVHNIGAAAQLVLGLERADLSLIASALRDRIHQPRRKHLYPRSLEVVETAPKIGALGATISGAGPSVLVWCEWQQTGQVVEQLRARFPDTVVRRLNFTDLGADVRAL, encoded by the coding sequence ATGAGCGCGATGCACCGTAAGCGGGTCGTGCGCGTGCCGGCGTCGAGCGCGAACCTCGGCCCCGGCTACGACGTGCTGGCGGCGGCGGTGTCGCTGTCGCTCGAACTCGAGGTCGAGGAGACTGGGCGCTTCGCCGTCGAATCTGATCTCCCCGGGATCCCGCTCGACCGCTCCAACCTATGTGTGCGTGCGTTCGAACGGTTGCGTCCCGCCGACGGCCTCACCTTCAGGATCCGCTCGGCGATCCCCCCGAGCGGGGGTCTCGGTTCCAGTGCCGCTGCGATCGTCGCGGGCCTGGCCGCGGCCGACCACATGTTCGAGCTGGATGCCGACCTTTTCGCGCTAGCTAGCGAGCTCGAGGGCCATCCCGACAACGTCGCCGCGGCTCTCTACGGCGGCTTCGTGGTGTGTGGCCCCGAGCGGGTGGTGCGGATCCCGCCACCGCCGGAGCTCGAGGCGGTGGTGGTGGTACCGCCCACACCGGTTCCGACCAGCGAGGCACGGAGCGCGATTCCCGCCGAGCTGCCGATTGCCGACGCGGTCCACAACATCGGTGCGGCAGCACAGCTAGTGCTCGGTCTCGAGCGAGCCGATCTTTCGTTGATCGCTTCGGCGCTGCGCGACCGCATTCACCAGCCACGCCGCAAGCACCTCTATCCGCGCTCGCTGGAGGTCGTCGAGACGGCGCCGAAGATCGGTGCACTGGGCGCCACGATCTCCGGCGCCGGTCCCAGCGTGCTGGTGTGGTGCGAGTGGCAGCAGACCGGTCAAGTGGTCGAGCAGCTGCGAGCGCGGTTCCCCGACACGGTCGTGCGACGATTGAACTTCACCGACCTCGGTGCCGACGTGCGAGCGCTCTAG
- a CDS encoding penicillin acylase family protein, translated as MASTPQIVDLTRARSGRSGTQRAALYTPTGHRRRLSVAARGLLASVVTVATTALCASAAVAAPRDFARYILPPGNYGGLPTNDDSTDQLPLYDGLTYLRGRVSRADLVRFFLPMDFRPIGKTRVEPTPNPDVRIVYDAYGIPHITGKTRSALMYGAGWVMARDRKLLLQLGRWPGRAAILDIPGVDAFSLVTSATPFQPSAQAEALVRRQRGLILRTYGREGQQLLRDAADYVRGINDWFERHGGLPDGKPFTVDDGAAVTAFIGSIFGAGGGREYENAMLLAALDRRFGARLGKRVFDDLMLSVDPESPTTTRRRFRYGPLTGGPIRGSVTLDPGSVRLIDARQGPMAARAARSEPPRKRMSNWLLVAPRRSASGHTLAVQGPQLGYYYPEIVYQQELRGPGIHAQGISAAGLGLYMLIGRTRDYAWSLTSAGHDVRDVYVERLCEPGGGAPTRASTHYLYRGRCRPMGRFYAGKLAGRDISFMTTVHGPVIGTATLRGRPVALARKRSTFGREALNLMALKAMTEGRATTPERFFKIANRFEFTFNWGWASRRATAYFSSGRLPRRARGLDRRLPTLGDGRYEWRGFLSLREHPHDVSGPGGLLLNWNNQSAPGFMHGDDEHYGSVHRVEMFNRWPRRPRLEQVVSIMNRAATEDLRATLVWPTVRAVLARAKAPNALTAQAVTLVDRWSRAGGSTLDANRDGLIDAPGRAVMDEAWPRIAQTVLRDRLGTALVDQLTRVVPIGEAAGFGSGWWSYVDKDLRTLLGKRVRGRFALRFCGRGKIGVCARELWGALAEAAAKLAADQGPDPTRWHAKAPRIRFTPGLIPDTMHWTNRPTYQHVIEFAPR; from the coding sequence GTGGCGAGTACCCCACAGATCGTCGATCTCACGCGAGCGCGCAGCGGGCGCTCAGGCACGCAGCGCGCCGCGCTCTACACACCTACCGGGCACAGGCGGCGGCTGTCGGTCGCCGCGCGCGGTCTACTGGCGAGCGTCGTGACGGTGGCGACGACCGCGCTTTGCGCGAGCGCTGCGGTTGCGGCGCCCCGCGACTTCGCTCGCTACATCCTGCCGCCGGGCAACTACGGAGGCCTGCCAACCAACGACGACTCAACCGACCAGCTGCCGCTCTACGACGGCCTCACCTACCTCCGTGGTCGCGTCTCGCGCGCCGACCTCGTGCGCTTCTTCCTGCCGATGGACTTCCGGCCGATCGGCAAGACCCGTGTCGAGCCGACGCCGAATCCGGACGTGCGGATCGTCTACGACGCCTACGGCATTCCGCACATCACCGGCAAGACGCGATCCGCCTTGATGTACGGCGCAGGCTGGGTGATGGCGAGAGATCGCAAGCTGCTCTTGCAGCTAGGCCGCTGGCCGGGACGAGCGGCGATCCTCGACATACCTGGCGTCGACGCCTTCTCGCTGGTAACCAGCGCGACGCCCTTCCAGCCGAGCGCGCAGGCGGAAGCGTTGGTGCGGCGTCAGCGCGGCCTGATCCTGCGCACCTACGGCCGCGAGGGTCAGCAGCTGCTGCGCGATGCCGCCGACTACGTGCGGGGAATCAACGACTGGTTCGAGCGGCACGGCGGCCTGCCCGACGGCAAGCCCTTCACCGTCGACGACGGGGCGGCAGTGACCGCCTTCATCGGCTCGATCTTCGGCGCCGGAGGTGGCCGCGAATACGAGAACGCGATGCTGCTGGCGGCGCTCGATCGACGCTTCGGGGCACGGCTCGGCAAGCGGGTCTTCGACGACCTGATGTTGAGCGTCGATCCCGAGTCGCCAACGACCACTCGGCGGCGTTTCCGCTACGGACCACTGACCGGCGGACCAATTCGCGGGTCGGTGACCCTTGACCCAGGCTCGGTACGGCTGATCGACGCCCGGCAAGGTCCCATGGCAGCGCGCGCCGCGCGCAGCGAGCCGCCGCGCAAGCGGATGTCGAACTGGCTACTGGTCGCGCCCCGACGCTCGGCGAGCGGGCACACGCTCGCTGTTCAAGGTCCGCAGCTCGGGTACTACTACCCAGAGATCGTGTATCAGCAGGAGCTGCGCGGTCCCGGGATCCACGCTCAGGGTATATCGGCTGCCGGCCTCGGTCTTTACATGCTGATCGGCCGCACCCGCGACTACGCATGGAGCCTCACGTCAGCCGGGCACGACGTGCGCGACGTCTACGTCGAGCGACTGTGCGAGCCCGGTGGCGGGGCGCCGACACGTGCCTCCACGCACTACCTCTACCGCGGCCGTTGTCGCCCGATGGGGCGCTTTTACGCGGGCAAGCTCGCGGGTCGCGACATCAGCTTCATGACCACCGTGCACGGTCCGGTGATCGGCACGGCGACACTGCGCGGGCGGCCGGTGGCGCTGGCGCGCAAACGCTCCACCTTTGGGCGTGAAGCGCTCAACCTGATGGCACTCAAGGCGATGACCGAGGGGCGCGCCACCACCCCGGAGCGGTTCTTCAAGATCGCGAACCGCTTCGAGTTCACCTTCAACTGGGGGTGGGCATCGCGGCGGGCGACCGCTTACTTCTCTTCGGGCCGGTTGCCGCGGCGAGCGCGGGGGCTCGATCGACGGCTGCCGACGCTCGGCGACGGACGCTACGAGTGGCGCGGATTCCTGTCGTTACGCGAGCATCCCCACGACGTCTCCGGTCCCGGTGGTCTTCTGCTCAACTGGAACAACCAGTCGGCGCCAGGCTTCATGCACGGCGACGACGAGCACTACGGCTCGGTTCACCGGGTCGAGATGTTCAACCGCTGGCCGCGCCGCCCGCGCCTCGAGCAAGTCGTCTCGATCATGAACCGCGCCGCCACCGAGGACCTGCGCGCCACCCTGGTCTGGCCGACGGTGAGAGCGGTACTCGCCCGTGCCAAGGCACCGAACGCCCTAACCGCGCAAGCGGTGACGCTCGTCGACCGCTGGTCGCGCGCTGGCGGCTCGACGCTCGACGCGAACCGCGACGGTTTGATCGACGCGCCGGGTCGCGCCGTCATGGACGAGGCCTGGCCGCGGATCGCCCAGACCGTGTTGCGCGATCGGCTGGGCACGGCGCTCGTCGATCAGCTGACCCGCGTGGTCCCGATCGGTGAGGCCGCCGGCTTCGGCTCCGGCTGGTGGTCGTACGTCGACAAGGATCTGCGGACCTTGCTCGGCAAGCGTGTGCGTGGGCGCTTCGCGCTCCGTTTCTGCGGCCGCGGCAAGATCGGCGTCTGTGCGCGCGAACTGTGGGGGGCGCTTGCGGAGGCGGCCGCGAAACTAGCCGCCGACCAAGGCCCCGATCCGACCCGCTGGCACGCGAAGGCGCCGCGGATCCGCTTCACGCCGGGCCTGATACCCGACACGATGCACTGGACCAACCGGCCCACCTACCAGCACGTGATTGAGTTCGCGCCCCGCTAG
- a CDS encoding amidase — translation MARLSLRPADELAALVRSGEVSAEELLEECLQQVDRVEPQVNAFTLIDPDRAAEQARAIRPGDPRPFCGVPIAIKDNVAVAGWRLTFSSDLFGDYTPHHDAFLVRRLREAGFVLVGKTNMPEFGILPVTGPRRFGPTRNPWDLERTPGGSSGGAAAAVAAGMVPVAHGNDGGGSIRIPAACCGLVGLKPSRGRISRGPEEGDDFLVQDGVLTRTVRETALLLDVLAGYEPGDATWAPPPSRPFAEAVEREPGRLRVGLITKPPLPTEVDPQCLHATRRAAELLANLGHEVVEVDPPWGEVDLLPTFTRMFGTQIAALIELGRRIGGRDPGPEVVEPLSLAIYERMREGTGIDLFLALLELQGAGRAIVATLFGGEGRHDVLLTPALAKRPVAVSEIDPTSDDPWGEFRKSGEFTPFTAVCNITGQPAISLPLYHGEDGLPLAVQLIGPPAGEELLLSLAAQLEQAEPWHERIAPLAAGD, via the coding sequence ATGGCGAGGCTCAGCCTGCGTCCGGCCGACGAGCTCGCTGCGCTCGTGCGCAGTGGCGAGGTGAGCGCGGAGGAGCTGCTCGAGGAGTGTCTGCAGCAGGTCGACCGCGTGGAGCCGCAGGTAAACGCCTTCACCTTGATCGACCCTGACCGCGCCGCCGAGCAGGCACGCGCCATTCGTCCTGGTGACCCACGCCCGTTCTGCGGCGTACCGATCGCCATCAAAGACAACGTCGCGGTGGCGGGTTGGCGACTGACCTTTTCTTCAGACCTCTTCGGGGACTACACCCCGCACCACGACGCCTTTTTGGTGCGCCGCCTGCGCGAAGCGGGCTTCGTGCTGGTCGGCAAGACGAACATGCCGGAGTTCGGGATCCTCCCGGTCACGGGGCCGCGGCGCTTCGGCCCGACCCGCAACCCTTGGGACCTCGAGCGCACGCCGGGCGGCTCGTCGGGCGGCGCGGCGGCGGCCGTGGCGGCCGGGATGGTGCCGGTTGCCCACGGCAACGACGGCGGCGGATCGATTCGTATCCCTGCCGCATGCTGCGGCCTGGTCGGGCTTAAGCCGAGTCGCGGCCGAATCTCACGAGGACCCGAGGAGGGTGACGACTTCCTGGTCCAGGACGGTGTGCTGACGCGCACCGTTCGCGAGACGGCGTTGCTGCTCGACGTCCTCGCGGGATACGAGCCCGGCGACGCGACCTGGGCGCCCCCGCCCAGCCGACCGTTCGCGGAGGCGGTCGAGCGGGAGCCTGGTCGCTTGCGCGTCGGTCTGATCACCAAGCCACCGCTACCGACCGAAGTCGACCCGCAGTGCCTCCACGCCACGCGACGGGCTGCCGAGCTGCTCGCCAACCTCGGTCACGAGGTCGTCGAGGTCGATCCGCCGTGGGGCGAGGTCGACCTGTTGCCGACTTTCACGCGCATGTTTGGCACCCAGATCGCCGCGCTGATCGAGCTCGGTCGGCGGATCGGTGGACGCGACCCCGGTCCCGAGGTGGTCGAACCGCTCTCGCTCGCGATCTACGAACGGATGCGCGAGGGCACGGGCATCGACCTGTTCCTGGCGCTGCTCGAGTTGCAGGGTGCCGGGCGCGCGATCGTCGCGACGCTGTTCGGCGGCGAAGGTCGCCACGACGTATTGCTCACACCTGCGCTAGCGAAGCGCCCGGTAGCGGTCTCCGAGATCGACCCCACGAGCGATGACCCTTGGGGCGAGTTCCGCAAGTCGGGCGAGTTCACGCCCTTTACCGCCGTCTGCAACATCACCGGCCAGCCGGCGATCTCGCTGCCGCTCTATCACGGCGAGGATGGCTTGCCGCTGGCGGTCCAGCTGATCGGGCCACCCGCCGGCGAGGAGCTTTTGCTCTCGCTCGCGGCGCAACTCGAGCAGGCCGAACCCTGGCACGAGCGGATCGCACCGCTCGCCGCCGGCGACTAG
- a CDS encoding ParA family protein: MAKVVTVLSQKGGTGKTTTVRTLADCYRRAGQRVLCVDLDPQGNLSDYFDVPPDAHPTVGEVLTGRAKAREAIHGDVLPANLGLAEAEIVLSGKMGRELTLRRALKDVRRSYDLVLVDCPPSLGLLTVNALVAADHALVTSAAEYFSLQGVEQALEVIELARDNLNEDLDWVGVVLNMADMRLVHARDALAQLRERFGEKVFETIIRRSVRYAESAERGVSILDYAPDLAVDYADLALELARRIELSEPIRKLRQLRKELAEAGSARRLRGGAEGEPAEATAPTPDGER; this comes from the coding sequence ATGGCCAAGGTAGTGACGGTTCTCTCCCAGAAGGGCGGCACCGGCAAGACGACGACGGTGCGCACGCTCGCCGACTGTTACCGCCGCGCCGGCCAGCGCGTGCTCTGCGTCGATCTGGATCCGCAGGGCAACCTTTCTGACTACTTCGACGTACCACCCGATGCGCACCCGACGGTCGGTGAGGTGCTCACCGGTCGAGCCAAAGCTCGGGAAGCGATCCACGGCGACGTGCTACCCGCGAACCTCGGCCTGGCCGAGGCCGAGATCGTCCTAAGCGGGAAGATGGGCCGCGAACTCACGCTCCGGCGAGCCCTCAAGGACGTGCGTCGTAGCTACGACCTTGTACTCGTCGACTGCCCACCATCACTTGGCCTGCTCACCGTCAATGCACTGGTGGCGGCCGACCACGCGCTCGTCACCAGCGCCGCCGAGTACTTCTCTTTGCAGGGCGTCGAGCAGGCGCTCGAGGTGATCGAGCTCGCCCGCGACAACCTAAACGAGGACCTCGACTGGGTAGGCGTGGTCCTGAACATGGCCGACATGCGCCTTGTGCACGCGCGCGACGCGCTGGCGCAACTGCGCGAGCGTTTTGGCGAGAAGGTCTTCGAGACGATCATCCGGCGCTCGGTGCGTTACGCAGAGTCGGCCGAGCGCGGCGTATCGATCCTCGACTACGCGCCCGACCTGGCAGTCGACTATGCGGATCTGGCGCTGGAACTCGCGCGCCGCATCGAGCTTTCCGAACCGATCCGCAAACTCAGACAGCTGCGCAAGGAGCTGGCGGAGGCCGGTTCCGCGCGGCGTCTTCGGGGCGGCGCTGAAGGCGAACCAGCAGAGGCGACGGCGCCAACGCCCGACGGAGAACGTTAG